The following proteins are encoded in a genomic region of Thermococcus pacificus:
- a CDS encoding Gldg family protein, whose product MRKSAMAITLILILSLIPTWAVKPVKANDATYVPLIELNQNFDEYAYNGDILTRGIVTYVDNSGFAIQNGTGPYTGIYVYTGYNSHPAVTPGDLVEVYGFPKYYDGLRELSVNPRYGEYYNVVGSAEVPEPVVIPTADYDKSEYQSVLVKFVDAKIIDRYDRGYTKLWIDDGSGEAYVFSYSSLPSDLQPGAKFKYLTGLVYVYRNSYEVIPLSWELYNPAVKITNVEYYAIIQGVSSPVWVTVKNEGDKDTTVDLKVLLDGVLLHDEQFELGLGKSKEITVYVLSNDSGMHTLSIFAEGSSIELKTWVIPAPHSIAYGLTYYYERRYNEFLNQILPLYENMTFILQEFDKCGVNLGDIEPEIQIVHKLKEEMDLEHQIYTKLNQKTSLKNPYLGSSYYFAVMIHARKASLSAEKLLNELNFVVPVLWKNYNVIMPICNPPAEEQPSNETVPSNESEVTPGNETIPSNQTNMSPSMNITITIPKVLIDASHGQYYNPTKTDQSGLSTLINNIKNELGWIVDVNTETITYEKLQEYDVLIITNPTDDISDEEAQAIQEFVENGGGLFILGDWYKYANTENLNAIVGKYGIKFNADELMDDEQNSGRPYYPFVGIYNKDHPAMKFVPDDWTMYYNGQTLTIGGSAVWLIKAYDTGYSVDADGNVVFEKGSEPVIAAAVEVGTGRIIAYGSSKALSDSYYNKYIDSNWPFIKGALLWLAHQE is encoded by the coding sequence ATGAGGAAATCAGCAATGGCAATAACTCTGATTTTGATTTTGAGTCTGATTCCAACCTGGGCAGTGAAGCCAGTAAAGGCAAATGACGCAACGTACGTCCCACTGATTGAACTCAACCAGAACTTTGACGAGTACGCGTATAACGGTGACATCCTTACCAGGGGCATCGTCACCTATGTCGATAACAGCGGGTTTGCAATACAAAATGGGACTGGTCCTTACACTGGAATATATGTTTATACCGGCTACAACTCACACCCAGCGGTTACACCCGGGGATCTGGTGGAGGTCTATGGCTTTCCCAAATATTATGACGGGCTCAGAGAACTTTCCGTGAACCCCAGGTACGGGGAGTATTACAACGTAGTTGGCAGTGCAGAAGTGCCAGAGCCAGTGGTTATCCCGACGGCGGACTACGACAAATCAGAATACCAAAGCGTCTTGGTAAAATTCGTGGACGCAAAGATAATAGACCGGTATGACAGAGGCTATACTAAGCTCTGGATCGACGATGGAAGCGGTGAAGCCTACGTGTTCTCTTACAGTAGCCTTCCCTCGGACCTACAACCAGGCGCCAAGTTTAAGTATCTCACGGGGCTTGTTTACGTTTACAGGAACTCATACGAGGTTATTCCTCTCAGCTGGGAGCTCTACAATCCTGCCGTCAAGATTACCAATGTCGAGTATTATGCCATTATTCAAGGAGTTTCGTCTCCAGTCTGGGTAACTGTAAAGAATGAGGGAGACAAAGACACCACAGTAGACCTAAAAGTCCTTTTAGATGGTGTCCTGCTTCACGATGAGCAATTCGAGTTGGGTTTGGGCAAATCCAAGGAAATCACGGTCTACGTACTTTCGAATGACAGTGGGATGCATACACTCTCGATATTTGCAGAGGGATCCTCGATCGAACTTAAGACATGGGTTATTCCTGCTCCACATTCAATTGCCTACGGGCTGACTTATTACTATGAGAGAAGATACAATGAATTCTTAAACCAAATACTGCCTTTGTATGAAAACATGACATTCATACTTCAGGAGTTTGATAAATGTGGTGTAAACTTAGGAGATATCGAACCTGAGATACAGATAGTTCATAAGCTAAAAGAGGAAATGGATCTCGAACACCAAATTTACACCAAGCTGAACCAGAAAACTTCCTTGAAAAACCCATACCTGGGTAGCTCGTATTACTTTGCAGTAATGATCCATGCCCGGAAGGCGTCCCTCTCGGCAGAAAAACTCCTGAATGAACTAAACTTTGTAGTTCCCGTCCTCTGGAAGAATTATAACGTAATAATGCCGATTTGCAATCCACCAGCAGAGGAGCAGCCGTCTAATGAGACCGTGCCAAGTAATGAGTCGGAGGTTACTCCAGGCAACGAGACCATTCCGTCCAACCAGACCAACATGAGCCCAAGCATGAACATAACGATAACCATACCCAAAGTTCTGATTGACGCCTCCCACGGCCAGTACTACAACCCAACAAAAACCGATCAGAGCGGCCTCTCAACCCTGATAAACAACATCAAGAACGAGCTCGGTTGGATCGTCGATGTAAACACCGAAACGATAACCTATGAGAAGCTCCAGGAGTACGATGTCCTGATAATCACGAACCCGACCGATGACATCAGCGATGAGGAAGCCCAAGCCATTCAGGAGTTCGTGGAGAACGGTGGAGGTCTCTTCATACTCGGAGACTGGTACAAGTACGCCAACACCGAGAACCTCAACGCGATAGTCGGAAAGTACGGCATTAAGTTCAACGCCGATGAGCTTATGGACGACGAGCAGAACAGCGGCAGGCCATACTACCCGTTCGTCGGAATCTACAACAAGGACCACCCGGCGATGAAGTTTGTGCCCGACGACTGGACTATGTACTACAACGGCCAGACCCTCACCATAGGTGGAAGCGCTGTCTGGCTCATCAAGGCCTACGACACCGGCTACTCCGTTGACGCCGACGGAAACGTCGTCTTCGAGAAGGGAAGCGAGCCTGTCATCGCGGCGGCCGTTGAGGTTGGAACTGGAAGAATAATCGCCTACGGCTCAAGCAAGGCTCTCAGCGACAGCTACTACAACAAGTACATCGACAGCAACTGGCCGTTCATAAAGGGAGCGCTCCTCTGGCTCGCCCACCAGGAGTGA